A region of the Candidatus Methylomirabilota bacterium genome:
GGTCGCGCTGGTCTCGAACGTGAAGAGCAGGTTCGTGAAGCCCACGCTGTAGTCCGAGATGCCGTTCTGCCCGGTGAGCCGCATGCGCCGGTCGTAGACGCCCCGCAGGCCCTGCTCGACCCGGCGCGCCATGCCACTCGGCTGCGCGCTCAGGGCCAGGAGCGATCGGCTCAGCTCGGCGCGGAGGGGCACCGCGGCGAGCAGCCGCCGGAATCTTGCCGGGTCGTGATCGGCGAGCACGAGTAGATTGCGATGCAGCCGCTCGAGCCGCGCGGCCTGGATCAGGGCCGGATCGCCGGACGCGGTGAGGGAGAGGTAGGCCAGCGTCTGGGCCTCCAGCTCCTTCCAGTAGGCCTTGCGATGGCTGAACTCGTGGGCGATCACGTGCGGCTCCAGGAAGCCGGTATCGCGGAAGATCGCCACGTCGCCGCTCAGCATGTCGCAGGCACCCAGCGCGAACGGGAACACCACGCCGACCAGGGCGAACCCGCGGACCTCGGTGCTGGTGTGCACCCGCTGGCCGGTGATGCCCGCGACGTAGTCGGTGAGGTGCCGGTCCACCACCGTCGCCAGCTCGCGGCGCGGCTGACGGGCCGCAGTGAACTCGTCGTTGAGCCGGCCGACCAGCGTGACCGTCTCCAGCTCGCGGGCCTCGCGGGGCATCGAGGTCAGGTCGCGCACGCCGGCGCCGAACTCGCGCGCGAAGTCGATCTTGCGGATCCCGCGACGGTCGCGCCAGTCGCGCGCCGCGCTCGCCAGGTAGAGCCCGAGGGAGACCGCCTGCACCGCCCGTCCGATCGGGGTCGCCCCGAACAGCAGGCGCGCCACCAGCGGCCCCGCCATCACCACGTCGATGGGCGAGACCGGCCAGCGGGTCGCCCGGTTGGAGACCCGGATCTCCGCGGGGTCGCGGAGCGTCGTCATCGGAGCGGGCAGCCTGGATCCATCGCGGCCATCTTCTTCTCGATGATCTCACCCGCGTACCGCGCCAGATAGTGGGTGATGGTCTCGACCCGGATCTTCACCGAGCCCGCGGGCTTGGTGGAATCCAGGTCCTGGAACGAGAAGAACAGCGTGCCGGACCGCTCCACGATCTGCTGCACGGGGGTGTAGGTCGGCTGATCCATGCCGCACTCGTAGCTGGCCAGGCGCACCACGCACGCGATCCAGGGGATGCGCGCCGCCACCTTGGCGCCCCACAGGATCTCGTTGGTGTTGCTGCTGTACGACGACGGCCAGACGTCACGGATGTCGAACGGTGACTTGATGTGGCCGGCCCGGAGGTCGGCGCCGAACGCCCACTGCATCAGGTCTGAGTCGACGGGGAAGTATTGCGCCCAGAGCACCGGATAGCCGTAGGCCTGCAGGTCCACCTCGATCTCGTGCCCGATGCCCGGATCCATGTGATACGGGCGAGCCAGGACCATCAAGCACGCGCGGTTCTCCCTCGCGCACCACTCGAGCACCTCGCGGCTCTTGCCGCGCAGGCGCGCGCCGAACTCGGCGAGCGCCCGGTAGCCGGCCGCCACCGCCCCCGCGGTCTCCGTCGCGGTGAGCCCGGGGATCGCCTCGCGCAGCCCTTCCCACAGCTGCTTGGGCACCAGCGCCGGCTCGTCGAGCGAGACGAAGGGCGCCGCGTAGCGGATGCCCTGCTCCGCGAAGACGTCGCGCTCCTTCATGAAGCCGGCCTTGACGTTCTCGGGCGCGGCCATGACGCGCGGGCAGGTCAGCGTGCGCGCCACGTGGCCGGACAGGAACGAGGGGAGGTTGTAGATCATCGGCGAGAAGAGGACGTCGAGCTTCTCGCGCTGTCCGAACACCAGCTCGCCGTAGTGGCCGGCGATGCACTTGACCGGGTAGCAGCAGTCCACCGTGCCGCGGCCCTTGCCGAACTGACGCCCCTGCTCCTCCGAGGTGTCGGAGGAGAAGACCAGGCGGCGGCCGTCCACGCCGAGCGCGCCGAAGAAGCCCACCCAGAACTGGTGGGTGGACCAGAGGTTCAGGACGCGGGGAATCCCGACGCGGAGCTCAGCCCGGGACGGCGGGGGCGACGGCGGGGCGCCGGAACGCGTCCTTCCGAACCATCTCGGCAACGTTAGGGTAGTCACGCTTGACCTCCTCCAGCTTGGACTTCACCTCGCGCAGCTCGTTGACGTCCTCGACCAGGCCCTTCGGGCAGGAGTTGCCGCTGATGACCCGCTCCCAGCCCGGGGCCAGCGGCAGCTTGGACCACGGCCGGCCCGCCGCGCCGGGCAGCTGGACGTCGATGAAGGTGCGCGTGCAGTTGATCGGGCACCACTTGCAGACGGTGTCGGCGGCGGTCGTGCTCGTGTAGGTGAGCGCCGCGATGGCGTCGAAGCCGCGGAAGCGGCTCGCGCGGCCGCCCGCGCTCTCGCGCCAGTCCGCCGCGCAGAGTGCCGCGCCGATGGCCCCGGCCTCGCCCGAATAGGGATGCAGCACCACGTCGGCCTCCGGGACCTTGCCGCGGATGAAGTCCACCTGCGCCTTCACCACCGCCAGATTGCGATGGGTGCCGCCCTGGAGCACGAACTTGCGGCCGACCGCTCGCAGATTCTGGAGCTGGCCCGCGTAGATCCACACGTTGACCGGCAGCACCGCGGCCAGCGCGGCCATGATCTCCTCGGCGGCCCAGCCCTTGCGCTGCTGGTTCACGATGTCGGACTGGAGGAAGACCCCGCAGCCCATCGCGAGGGTGGGCATCGCCGTGGCCGCGAAGGCCCTCTCGGCGTAGGCCTCGAGCGGGATCGCGTAGCGCTCGGCCACGCCCTGCAGGAACGCCCCGTTGCCCGAGGAGCACTGC
Encoded here:
- a CDS encoding DUF3810 family protein, coding for MTTLRDPAEIRVSNRATRWPVSPIDVVMAGPLVARLLFGATPIGRAVQAVSLGLYLASAARDWRDRRGIRKIDFAREFGAGVRDLTSMPREARELETVTLVGRLNDEFTAARQPRRELATVVDRHLTDYVAGITGQRVHTSTEVRGFALVGVVFPFALGACDMLSGDVAIFRDTGFLEPHVIAHEFSHRKAYWKELEAQTLAYLSLTASGDPALIQAARLERLHRNLLVLADHDPARFRRLLAAVPLRAELSRSLLALSAQPSGMARRVEQGLRGVYDRRMRLTGQNGISDYSVGFTNLLFTFETSATARQRPPAAGAVHRKP
- a CDS encoding acyl-CoA dehydratase activase-related protein; this translates as MPRWFGRTRSGAPPSPPPSRAELRVGIPRVLNLWSTHQFWVGFFGALGVDGRRLVFSSDTSEEQGRQFGKGRGTVDCCYPVKCIAGHYGELVFGQREKLDVLFSPMIYNLPSFLSGHVARTLTCPRVMAAPENVKAGFMKERDVFAEQGIRYAAPFVSLDEPALVPKQLWEGLREAIPGLTATETAGAVAAGYRALAEFGARLRGKSREVLEWCARENRACLMVLARPYHMDPGIGHEIEVDLQAYGYPVLWAQYFPVDSDLMQWAFGADLRAGHIKSPFDIRDVWPSSYSSNTNEILWGAKVAARIPWIACVVRLASYECGMDQPTYTPVQQIVERSGTLFFSFQDLDSTKPAGSVKIRVETITHYLARYAGEIIEKKMAAMDPGCPLR